Proteins encoded by one window of Salvia splendens isolate huo1 chromosome 14, SspV2, whole genome shotgun sequence:
- the LOC121764500 gene encoding UPF0496 protein 1-like, protein MGSHMSRFGLETPASNMTSYADPMAREFVAAFRDLQKDAKNHGKLASFVSRHYVNRLNGPEFVSALTNKPGNDPSTVHNFYHDLSCHYKEQLVMLTTLKSMDESLVKRIDSMDVSKKVSAVFFTLAAMFFAATAAIAAANANPKREAAGPAVAGAAAAASILFGAVGKWIHSLLNKRETAAREHKEITAFMIIGANLCMEDLREIHGVARRLKFDNKSMSETVEDGNKVGAVKRGFEDLVAKVEAYSNRMNWAKDGVLQTIIKHLT, encoded by the coding sequence ATGGGCAGCCACATGAGCCGATTCGGGCTTGAAACTCCGGCCTCTAACATGACCTCCTACGCCGACCCCATGGCCCGAGAATTCGTCGCGGCGTTCCGTGATCTGCAGAAGGACGCCAAGAATCATGGAAAGCTGGCCTCTTTTGTCAGCAGACACTATGTGAACAGGCTCAACGGGCCCGAGTTCGTCTCAGCACTCACAAACAAGCCAGGTAACGATCCTTCGACCGTCCACAACTTCTACCATGATTTATCCTGCCATTATAAGGAGCAGTTGGTCATGCTGACGACGCTCAAATCCATGGATGAGAGCTTAGTCAAGCGCATCGATTCCATGGATGTCTCTAAGAAGGTGTCGGCTGTTTTCTTCACGCTCGCTGCCATGTTCTTCGCGGCCACGGCTGCGATTGCTGCTGCGAACGCCAACCCCAAGAGGGAAGCGGCCGGGCCGGCTGTGGCAGGGGCAGCAGCAGCGGCCTCCATTCTGTTTGGGGCAGTCGGGAAATGGATCCATTCACTTCTGAACAAGCGGGAAACTGCAGCCAGGGAGCACAAGGAGATAACTGCGTTTATGATTATTGGCGCCAACCTCTGCATGGAAGATCTTAGGGAAATTCACGGCGTGGCTCGGAGGCTGAAGTTCGATAACAAATCTATGTCGGAAACGGTTGAAGATGGGAACAAAGTGGGGGCTGTGAAAAGGGGCTTTGAAGATTTGGTAGCAAAAGTTGAAGCATACAGTAACAGGATGAATTGGGCTAAAGATGGTGTGCTTCAGACTATTATCAAACACTTGACTTAG
- the LOC121764501 gene encoding CASP-like protein PIMP1 has protein sequence MAPPPSYTVSPVVSLIVRLLTFICLLISLILLATATGTASTTYADVEVRFNDFIAYRYLCAAVVIGLAYTAMQSAFTVYQITTGNRFGGEGLVLIDFYCDKVASYILATGGAASIGMALDLKDLGDALGISNFMGVANAAASLCLLAFLGTAVSSIFSSFALPKRV, from the exons ATGGCTCCGCCTCCGTCCTACACCGTGTCTCCGGTCGTGTCGCTCATCGTCAGGCTCTTAACGTTCATATGCCTCTTGATATCGCTCATCCTCCTCGCCACCGCCACTGGCACTGCTTCGACCACCTACGCGGACGTCGAAGTCAGATTCAATGACTTCATTGCATACCG ATATCTATGTGCTGCAGTGGTGATCGGATTAGCATACACAGCCATGCAATCGGCCTTCACTGTATACCAAATAACAACTGGAAATCGATTTGGAGGCGAGGGCCTTGTTTTGATTGATTTCTATTGTGACAAG GTGGCGTCTTACATTCTCGCCACGGGTGGGGCGGCAAGTATCGGAATGGCCTTGGACTTGAAGGACCTAGGAGATGCGCTGGGCATCAGCAATTTTATGGGTGTCGCCAACGCTGCCGCGAGCCTTTGCTTATTAGCATTCCTTGGCACCGCCGTCTCGTCGATATTCTCCTCATTTGCTCTTCCCAAAAGAGTCTAA